In bacterium, the following proteins share a genomic window:
- a CDS encoding acetate--CoA ligase family protein — protein MSVRAAVGLLAELAQRQAKPGGAAFHLNESEVYALWAALGLRHGAFSYVPASSDLADWAAAAARLADGEGRLVLKLVGRDILHKTEAGGVRLLKLAAGSEAAQLAAQGRDLLAGAQSRGVHGVEGLLAAAFVPHVANRPGQEALLTLRQDPAFGPCVVIGVGGTLTEWHGASGSLVLPAAGLTTASVEGALLAHPRLALLVRPSRLYAEPPFAVAELAAAAAALAALGEAAGPGSDLPWTLEELEVNPAVAGPDGLTALDGVARVSRRKWSGRRRPLERVKALMDPRSAVVFGVSAKGQNPGRIILENLGAARSVAKDRLYVVHPTQTEIAGAPCFPDVASLPERCDLAVIALPAADAVGAVAQLVEHDKAAAIILNPGGFAEAGRGDLAAEIEGTLARGQERPGGGPVLVGGNCLGIVSRDRYNTFFLPAYKLPFRSGPGRNLALVSQSGAYLVTFTSNFDGVIEPRCSISFGNQMDLTVSDFLAHYIEEPEVDVFACYVEGFRDGDGARFVEQARKARARGLRVVMFKAGRTALGAQAAASHTASLAGDYAVARACLEDAGVTVAETLDEFEDLIRTFTLLSGRPARGRRVGIISNAGFECSTVTDELAGLELATLDEAARAVLDASLPPFAHRLNPVDATPMADSRAFSDCCAAILACSDVDAGLFSAVPVTGAMDTLPADPAGLHREDIAGPDSLASRLLRVIEASPKPTVVVVDSGDLYQPFRRCFEAAGVPVFRKIDRAARALSAYCRGREGNR, from the coding sequence ATGAGCGTGAGGGCGGCGGTCGGGCTGTTGGCGGAACTGGCGCAACGCCAGGCAAAGCCCGGTGGGGCGGCATTCCACCTGAATGAATCGGAAGTGTACGCGCTGTGGGCCGCGCTGGGGCTGCGCCACGGCGCTTTCTCATATGTGCCGGCGAGCAGTGATCTGGCCGATTGGGCGGCTGCTGCAGCGCGCCTGGCCGATGGCGAGGGACGGCTGGTCCTCAAGCTCGTGGGACGCGACATCCTGCACAAGACCGAAGCTGGCGGTGTGCGCCTTCTCAAGCTGGCAGCGGGCAGCGAGGCTGCCCAGCTGGCGGCACAGGGGCGCGACCTGCTGGCCGGCGCGCAGTCGCGCGGGGTGCATGGCGTGGAAGGGTTGCTGGCGGCGGCGTTCGTGCCGCACGTGGCCAATCGCCCCGGCCAGGAAGCCCTGCTCACGCTGCGCCAGGATCCGGCGTTCGGTCCGTGCGTTGTCATTGGTGTCGGGGGCACGCTCACCGAGTGGCACGGCGCCTCGGGCTCGCTGGTGCTGCCGGCGGCGGGCCTGACGACGGCGTCTGTCGAGGGCGCGTTGCTGGCCCATCCGCGGCTGGCGCTGCTCGTGCGGCCTTCGCGGTTGTATGCGGAGCCGCCGTTCGCGGTTGCCGAACTCGCGGCCGCGGCCGCGGCGCTCGCGGCCCTGGGCGAAGCAGCGGGGCCGGGCAGTGACCTGCCGTGGACGCTGGAGGAACTCGAGGTCAACCCGGCGGTGGCCGGGCCCGACGGGCTCACGGCGCTGGACGGTGTGGCGAGGGTGTCGCGGCGCAAGTGGTCCGGGCGGCGGCGTCCGCTCGAGCGTGTGAAGGCGCTCATGGACCCGCGCAGCGCCGTCGTGTTCGGCGTGAGCGCAAAGGGGCAGAATCCCGGGCGCATCATCCTCGAGAACCTCGGGGCTGCGCGGTCGGTGGCGAAGGACCGCTTGTATGTGGTGCATCCCACGCAGACGGAGATTGCCGGAGCGCCGTGCTTCCCCGACGTCGCCTCGCTGCCCGAACGCTGCGACCTGGCCGTGATCGCGCTGCCGGCGGCCGACGCGGTCGGCGCCGTGGCGCAACTGGTCGAGCACGACAAGGCAGCGGCCATCATCCTGAACCCCGGCGGCTTCGCCGAGGCCGGGCGCGGCGACCTGGCGGCCGAGATCGAAGGCACGCTCGCACGGGGGCAGGAACGTCCCGGCGGCGGCCCGGTGCTGGTGGGCGGCAACTGCCTGGGCATCGTCAGCCGCGACCGCTACAACACCTTCTTCCTGCCGGCGTACAAGCTGCCGTTCCGCAGCGGGCCGGGGCGCAACCTGGCGCTGGTCAGCCAGTCGGGCGCGTACCTCGTCACGTTCACGAGCAACTTCGACGGCGTGATCGAGCCGCGCTGCTCCATCAGCTTCGGCAACCAGATGGACCTGACGGTGAGCGATTTCCTCGCGCACTACATCGAGGAACCCGAGGTGGATGTGTTCGCCTGCTACGTCGAGGGCTTCCGCGACGGCGACGGCGCCCGCTTCGTGGAGCAGGCGCGCAAGGCGCGGGCGCGCGGGTTGCGCGTAGTGATGTTCAAGGCCGGGCGCACGGCGCTGGGCGCGCAGGCTGCAGCCAGCCACACGGCCTCGCTGGCCGGTGACTACGCCGTGGCCAGGGCCTGCCTGGAAGACGCGGGCGTGACGGTAGCCGAGACGCTGGACGAGTTCGAGGACCTGATCCGCACGTTCACGCTGCTGTCCGGTCGCCCTGCGCGCGGGCGGCGGGTCGGGATCATCAGCAATGCGGGCTTCGAATGCTCGACGGTGACCGACGAACTGGCCGGGCTCGAACTGGCCACCCTCGACGAGGCCGCGCGCGCGGTCCTCGACGCTTCGCTGCCGCCTTTCGCCCATCGCCTGAACCCCGTCGACGCGACGCCGATGGCCGATTCGCGCGCTTTCAGCGACTGTTGTGCGGCGATCCTGGCCTGTAGCGACGTCGATGCCGGGCTCTTCTCGGCGGTGCCCGTGACCGGGGCCATGGACACCCTACCCGCCGACCCGGCAGGTTTGCACCGGGAAGACATTGCCGGTCCGGACAGCCTGGCCTCGCGGTTGTTGAGGGTCATCGAGGCTTCCCCTAAACCGACGGTCGTGGTGGTCGATTCCGGAGATCTCTACCAGCCATTCCGCCGCTGTTTCGAAGCGGCGGGCGTGCCCGTGTTCCGCAAGATCGATCGCGCTGCGCGCGCGCTGTCCGCGTACTGCCGCGGTCGGGAAGGCAACCGATGA